In Polaribacter pacificus, the genomic window CGCTTTTTTAGAGCAAAAAGCTGCTTCTAACGCAGTTTCTTTGATTATCAATTACTCAGAAGAAACGAAGCTTGTCGAAGCCATGAGTGCTATTGCCATAGAAGAAATGCAGCATTTTAAAATGGTCCATGATTTTATGGTAAAACGGGGCATGGTACTAGGAAGAGAACAAAAAAACGATTATGCCATTCAGTTGCAAAAATTCTTTCCTAAAACCAAAGACAGAAACGAAGCCCTAATTCAACGCTTGTTGGTTGCTGCCTTAATTGAAGCCAGAAGTTGCGAGCGATTTAAAGTCTTTTCAGAAAATATGGAAGACACTGAACTGTCTAAGTTTTATAAGGATTTAATGATCTCAGAAGCCAATCATTATACTGTTTTTTTAGGTTTTGCTCGTGAGTATCAAGACCGTGAAATTGTCAATGAAAAATGGAATGCCCTACTGGCTTTTGAAGCAGAGATGATGAAAAGTAGAGGTTCTGAAGCAAAAATTCATGGATAATTGATAATTGATCTTAATGTTTACTAAAGAAGAAGCCGCTCAACTCCGCAAAGAATTTTGGACCAGTTTTGGGAAATCATTTCCCAGAAAATGGCTACTGTACAACACACAAATTAAAGGTTTTTCTTTTAAGTTTTTGGCCAACAAAAAACAGGCAGCGGTTTGTTTAGACATCGAACACTCTGATGAAATTACCAATGAACTTTTGTATGACCAACTGTTATCCTTAAGGTCCTTGTTAGAGCAAGATGTCCCAGAGGTCATTTTTGATGATACTTATGAGCTAGAGAACGGCAAAATCATCCACAGAATCTATATTCCGTTTGATCAGAAATTTAGCATCCACAACAAGAATACTTGGCAGGCTTGTTTTGAGTTTTTTGTAGAAAAAATG contains:
- a CDS encoding tRNA-(ms[2]io[6]A)-hydroxylase gives rise to the protein MLGLQFETETNWADIAKNNLQQILTDHAFLEQKAASNAVSLIINYSEETKLVEAMSAIAIEEMQHFKMVHDFMVKRGMVLGREQKNDYAIQLQKFFPKTKDRNEALIQRLLVAALIEARSCERFKVFSENMEDTELSKFYKDLMISEANHYTVFLGFAREYQDREIVNEKWNALLAFEAEMMKSRGSEAKIHG
- a CDS encoding DUF4268 domain-containing protein, with protein sequence MFTKEEAAQLRKEFWTSFGKSFPRKWLLYNTQIKGFSFKFLANKKQAAVCLDIEHSDEITNELLYDQLLSLRSLLEQDVPEVIFDDTYELENGKIIHRIYIPFDQKFSIHNKNTWQACFEFFVEKMNLFEFFFYEYEDHIKQAIR